One Bacillus amyloliquefaciens DSM 7 = ATCC 23350 DNA window includes the following coding sequences:
- the yycH gene encoding two-component system activity regulator YycH gives MRRENIKTVILSVLVVISLVLTWGIWTFQPNFSEGTASTKSTVREKHKIDKTSQKMSQTVKPRDMFIHTNGSHYKVDDETLFNDLWSDLPQWEVKGMKDISDQYDKLGFKNWLYGRNGNSAKLDLQFNDTIPIDFFQSMFKWSNQSMEYSSFDHIVIPFNENKANKKIYMVSYSKQLILEVTVESANYRNLMNELYSKKSSMPLYHLYSVGKSKEFLMPNSRFNMKEKEFITETIKTNLFKQTLFNDPSTVREDPNYNRNVLTDGISRLEINSTQRQIQFQHRNLAQSASYQTGELIKKSYKYLEDTGSWTDHYQFFNVSDNQQLSFYMFKDQMPVINSTSKPFGAGPVMTLQWANDEVLSYKRPNYVLGPNPIKTKDVKMMSGSEVVSLLEQQDKYDVNKIDQIFLSYQMVSSSTNDLVELEPVWSMKINGKIVPITKDLLGKEEDDNGVE, from the coding sequence ATGAGGCGTGAAAATATAAAAACAGTCATACTGTCGGTGCTAGTCGTCATTAGTCTTGTTTTAACATGGGGAATTTGGACGTTCCAGCCCAATTTTTCAGAAGGCACGGCCTCAACCAAATCGACTGTCCGGGAAAAGCATAAAATTGATAAAACGAGCCAAAAAATGTCGCAAACGGTAAAACCCCGGGATATGTTTATTCATACAAACGGCTCTCATTATAAAGTGGATGATGAGACGCTCTTTAATGACCTGTGGTCGGATTTGCCGCAATGGGAAGTAAAAGGGATGAAAGATATTTCCGATCAATACGACAAGCTCGGTTTTAAAAATTGGCTTTACGGCAGAAACGGAAATTCGGCAAAGCTCGATCTGCAATTCAATGACACCATTCCGATTGATTTCTTCCAATCGATGTTTAAATGGTCGAATCAGTCAATGGAATACAGCTCATTTGACCATATTGTCATTCCGTTTAATGAGAATAAAGCGAATAAGAAGATTTACATGGTCTCATACAGCAAACAGCTGATTCTGGAAGTGACTGTGGAATCGGCGAATTACCGCAACCTGATGAATGAGCTGTACAGCAAAAAATCGAGTATGCCGTTATACCACCTCTATTCGGTCGGAAAAAGCAAAGAATTTCTCATGCCGAATTCGCGGTTTAATATGAAGGAAAAAGAATTTATTACTGAAACCATTAAGACGAATCTGTTTAAGCAGACGCTCTTTAATGATCCGAGCACGGTCAGAGAGGATCCGAATTACAATCGGAATGTGCTGACTGACGGAATCAGCCGTCTGGAAATCAATTCGACGCAGCGGCAGATTCAATTCCAGCACCGGAACCTGGCGCAAAGCGCTTCTTATCAAACGGGAGAGCTGATTAAGAAAAGCTATAAATATTTAGAGGATACGGGGAGCTGGACGGATCATTATCAATTTTTCAATGTGAGTGATAACCAGCAGCTGAGTTTCTACATGTTTAAAGATCAAATGCCTGTCATCAACAGCACGTCTAAGCCTTTCGGAGCCGGGCCTGTTATGACCCTGCAATGGGCCAATGACGAGGTTCTCAGCTATAAGCGGCCGAACTATGTTCTCGGGCCGAATCCGATTAAAACAAAAGACGTAAAAATGATGAGCGGCAGTGAGGTTGTGTCGCTGCTGGAGCAGCAGGATAAATACGATGTGAACAAAATCGACCAGATCTTCCTGTCCTATCAAATGGTATCTTCGTCAACGAATGATCTTGTTGAGCTGGAACCCGTCTGGAGTATGAAAATCAACGGGAAAATCGTTCCGATTACGAAAGATCTGCTGGGGAAGGAGGAGGACGATAATGGAGTGGAATAA
- a CDS encoding PepSY domain-containing protein, whose protein sequence is MGITKVLSGAALGTILSISSLTSAHAAVIHKDSAAQAKVETKQEASVSIAKAKEAALKNCSCKGAVQSAQMKKINGAYVYVVNILDVKGMQHTVNVNCDSGKVVKHQIEKKQQFISKTGAEKIALKNCKGAVKSAELKSENNVMVYVVQVSGQDGKLHTIHINCKNSKIVKHDIKDNQQYMTRTKAESFALSHCKGAVKSAEMKKENGVSVYVVSIFGQDGKLHTLHMDGKSGKVLKEDVQKKQVMIASEKAHSIALSHCSGIVKSSEMKKENGVYMYIVKITAQNHTVQTVKVNAENGTICK, encoded by the coding sequence ATGGGAATTACAAAAGTTTTATCAGGAGCTGCACTGGGGACCATTCTTTCAATCAGTTCTTTAACTTCAGCACATGCGGCTGTCATTCATAAGGATAGCGCTGCGCAGGCGAAAGTGGAAACGAAACAGGAGGCTTCCGTTTCCATAGCAAAAGCGAAAGAAGCAGCATTGAAGAATTGCAGCTGCAAAGGCGCCGTTCAATCAGCGCAAATGAAAAAAATCAACGGCGCTTACGTATATGTCGTCAACATTCTTGACGTAAAAGGAATGCAGCATACCGTCAACGTCAACTGTGACAGCGGAAAAGTCGTGAAACACCAGATTGAAAAAAAACAGCAATTCATTTCAAAAACGGGTGCTGAAAAAATTGCCTTGAAGAATTGCAAAGGCGCCGTGAAGTCTGCTGAGCTGAAGTCCGAAAATAACGTCATGGTTTACGTCGTTCAAGTGTCAGGACAAGACGGCAAGCTTCACACAATCCATATCAACTGCAAAAACAGCAAAATCGTCAAACATGACATAAAGGATAACCAGCAATACATGACCCGTACAAAAGCGGAATCATTCGCACTCAGCCATTGCAAAGGCGCCGTGAAATCCGCTGAAATGAAAAAAGAAAACGGCGTATCTGTATATGTTGTCAGCATATTCGGCCAGGACGGCAAGCTGCATACGCTCCACATGGACGGCAAAAGCGGTAAAGTCCTGAAAGAAGACGTGCAGAAAAAACAAGTCATGATCGCTTCTGAAAAAGCGCATTCCATCGCGCTCAGCCACTGCAGCGGAATAGTGAAATCTTCTGAAATGAAGAAAGAAAACGGCGTCTACATGTACATCGTCAAAATCACTGCCCAAAATCATACGGTACAGACAGTTAAAGTAAACGCTGAAAACGGAACAATCTGCAAATAA
- a CDS encoding sensor histidine kinase — MKRLYRTLRFQLLFRSLAILTLLLCFIGGTQYMFMKRTMYENQAISIQSYINSMDQSVWRSIKTLARSETPAHPNLIYPGVTVAFIDQSYKMFVLSEDPHAGTAPSFPKNVYRDALTDTMALHYQVAHNKMGQEIIVVFQAISIDGRQAGVVQMSTLTQPLDDSLFRQVGIFAVLSFAALVIGLFVFLPVIRLTLKPLSRIVHMMGDINAGSLDKRLPIDKKQAEIESLGISINQMLERIETSFQAEKEAKERIRQFVSDASHELRTPLTSIHGFIEILMRGAAEKPEQKEKALRSMYAESVRANKLIEDLLFLAKIDRVPSFEMEKGALGAVILEMEAQLKLLARNRKLEFFVDQQIKAVFDKDKMKQVILNLFYNAVQHTDEETGVITVSLQKDGGIMLMIADNGTGIAPEHVPHLFDRFYRAETSRSRKYGGTGLGLAITKTIIDSHNGTIEVKSEQGKGSVFIIRLPG; from the coding sequence ATGAAGCGGCTGTACAGAACCCTGCGATTCCAGCTCCTGTTCAGGTCGCTGGCGATTTTGACCCTGCTGTTATGCTTCATCGGCGGCACGCAGTACATGTTTATGAAAAGGACGATGTATGAAAATCAGGCGATCAGCATTCAGAGCTATATCAATTCAATGGATCAAAGCGTATGGAGGTCAATCAAAACCCTTGCCCGTTCTGAAACACCGGCTCATCCGAATTTGATTTATCCCGGGGTGACGGTTGCTTTTATCGATCAATCATACAAGATGTTTGTTTTATCAGAGGACCCGCACGCGGGAACCGCTCCTTCTTTCCCGAAAAACGTGTATCGGGATGCGCTGACAGACACAATGGCGCTTCACTATCAGGTGGCTCACAATAAGATGGGTCAGGAAATCATCGTCGTATTTCAGGCGATTTCCATTGACGGAAGGCAGGCGGGCGTTGTGCAAATGAGCACGCTGACACAGCCTCTGGATGATTCGCTTTTCCGCCAGGTCGGTATTTTTGCGGTGCTTTCTTTTGCGGCTTTGGTCATCGGACTGTTTGTTTTTTTGCCGGTGATCCGGCTCACACTCAAGCCATTATCGCGCATTGTGCATATGATGGGTGACATCAATGCCGGCAGTCTCGATAAACGGCTGCCGATTGATAAAAAGCAGGCCGAAATTGAGTCATTAGGCATATCCATCAATCAGATGCTGGAACGGATTGAAACCTCTTTTCAGGCGGAAAAAGAAGCAAAGGAACGCATCCGGCAGTTTGTATCAGACGCGTCACATGAACTGAGAACACCGCTTACTTCCATTCACGGCTTTATCGAAATTTTAATGCGCGGAGCGGCGGAGAAGCCGGAACAGAAAGAAAAAGCGCTCCGAAGCATGTACGCCGAATCCGTCAGGGCGAATAAGCTGATAGAGGACCTTCTGTTTCTTGCGAAGATTGACCGAGTGCCGAGCTTTGAAATGGAAAAAGGCGCACTGGGAGCCGTCATTTTGGAAATGGAGGCTCAGCTGAAGCTGCTGGCGAGAAACCGGAAGCTCGAGTTTTTTGTCGATCAACAGATTAAAGCCGTTTTTGACAAGGACAAAATGAAGCAGGTCATTCTCAATCTCTTTTACAACGCGGTGCAGCATACGGATGAAGAAACGGGCGTCATCACCGTTTCTCTGCAGAAAGACGGCGGCATCATGCTCATGATTGCTGACAATGGAACGGGCATCGCCCCCGAACATGTGCCTCATTTGTTTGACCGGTTTTACAGGGCGGAAACCTCCCGATCCCGTAAATACGGCGGCACCGGGCTGGGTCTTGCCATTACAAAAACCATTATCGACAGCCATAACGGAACAATTGAAGTGAAAAGTGAGCAGGGAAAAGGCTCCGTGTTCATTATCCGGCTGCCGGGATAA
- a CDS encoding S1C family serine protease, which produces MDYNRDDEQYAPEQPRRSKRGYFLSSLIGVIVGAALMGLLLPYWTGGDHGESSKSANQRIGSEQVKTVNVNINDAVTNMVSRVSDSVVGVLNIQKTDIWGEGGEAGSGSGVIYKKNGNTSYIVTNHHVIEGATEIEISLKDDSRVPAELIGSDRLMDLAVLKVKTDKIKSVAQFGNSDQVKVGEPVIAIGNPLGLEFAGSVTQGIISGTERAVPVDSNGDGQPDWNAEVLQTDAAINPGNSGGALMDISGKVVGINSMKIAESAVEGIGLSIPSKLVIPVIQDLEKYGEVRRPFLGIEMKSLTDIASYHWSQTLKLPKGVKTGAVIMGVDAFSPAGKAGLKKLDVITGFDGHKVNDIVDLRERLYRKKIGDRVKITFYRSGKKKTAEVKLTEADRLQK; this is translated from the coding sequence GTGGATTATAATCGCGATGATGAACAGTACGCCCCCGAGCAGCCCCGCCGCAGCAAGAGAGGATACTTCCTTTCAAGTCTGATCGGTGTCATCGTCGGGGCCGCGCTCATGGGTTTACTGCTGCCGTACTGGACAGGCGGAGACCATGGAGAAAGCAGCAAAAGCGCCAATCAGCGCATCGGCAGCGAACAGGTGAAAACAGTCAACGTAAATATCAATGATGCTGTCACGAATATGGTCAGCCGTGTATCGGATTCGGTAGTCGGCGTTCTCAATATCCAAAAGACCGATATTTGGGGAGAGGGCGGCGAAGCGGGAAGCGGGTCCGGCGTCATTTACAAAAAGAACGGAAACACTTCTTATATCGTAACCAATCACCATGTCATTGAAGGTGCGACTGAAATTGAGATCAGCCTGAAAGATGACTCGCGCGTGCCTGCCGAGCTGATCGGGAGCGACCGTCTGATGGATCTTGCCGTGTTGAAGGTGAAGACTGATAAAATCAAATCGGTCGCCCAATTCGGCAATTCTGATCAAGTGAAAGTTGGCGAGCCGGTCATTGCGATCGGAAACCCGCTCGGACTTGAATTTGCGGGATCGGTGACACAAGGGATCATTTCAGGAACGGAAAGGGCGGTTCCCGTTGACTCAAACGGCGACGGACAGCCTGATTGGAATGCGGAAGTGCTGCAGACCGACGCCGCGATTAATCCCGGCAACAGCGGCGGCGCTTTGATGGATATATCGGGCAAGGTGGTCGGCATCAACTCAATGAAGATTGCTGAATCCGCCGTTGAAGGAATCGGCCTGTCCATCCCGTCAAAGCTTGTCATTCCCGTTATTCAGGATTTAGAAAAATACGGAGAAGTCAGACGGCCTTTCCTCGGTATTGAGATGAAATCTTTAACGGATATTGCGAGCTACCATTGGAGCCAGACGCTCAAACTTCCGAAGGGTGTTAAAACCGGAGCGGTCATTATGGGTGTCGACGCGTTTTCACCGGCTGGAAAAGCAGGCTTGAAAAAGCTCGACGTGATCACCGGATTCGACGGACATAAGGTCAATGACATTGTCGATCTCCGTGAGCGTCTGTATCGCAAAAAGATCGGCGACCGTGTCAAGATCACGTTCTACCGTTCAGGAAAGAAAAAAACAGCGGAAGTCAAACTGACAGAAGCGGATCGATTGCAGAAATAA
- a CDS encoding MBL fold metallo-hydrolase has protein sequence MGLQFSVLASGSTGNAFYLETEEHSFLVDAGLSGKAMDGLMEQIGRKIDDVDGIFVTHEHSDHIKGLGVIARKYGLPVYANEKTWKAMENQIGKLDTGQKFLFPMESVKSFGGLDVESFGVSHDAAEPMFYVFHYQGRKLALMTDTGYVSDRMKGIIRSANVFVFESNHDVGMLQMGRYPWSIKRRILSDVGHVSNEDAALAMTDVIGDGTSRIYLAHLSQDNNMKELARMSVQQTLAAKGFVAGETFQLFDTDPKIPTPLCAV, from the coding sequence ATGGGCTTGCAATTTAGCGTGCTTGCGAGCGGGAGTACCGGAAACGCGTTTTATCTGGAGACAGAGGAGCACTCCTTTCTGGTGGATGCCGGCCTGAGCGGAAAAGCGATGGACGGGCTGATGGAGCAAATCGGCCGTAAGATAGACGACGTGGACGGCATCTTTGTCACTCATGAGCACAGCGACCATATTAAAGGGCTCGGCGTCATTGCGAGAAAGTACGGTCTTCCGGTATACGCCAATGAAAAGACGTGGAAAGCGATGGAGAATCAGATCGGCAAGCTGGACACCGGACAAAAGTTTTTGTTCCCGATGGAAAGCGTGAAATCCTTCGGCGGGCTTGATGTTGAGTCATTCGGCGTCTCTCATGACGCGGCCGAGCCGATGTTCTATGTTTTCCACTACCAAGGCAGAAAGCTCGCGCTGATGACGGACACCGGTTATGTGAGCGACAGAATGAAGGGCATTATCCGTTCGGCCAATGTGTTTGTGTTTGAAAGCAACCATGACGTCGGCATGCTGCAAATGGGCAGATACCCATGGAGCATTAAACGGCGGATTTTAAGCGATGTCGGCCACGTCTCAAATGAAGACGCGGCGCTCGCCATGACTGATGTCATCGGCGACGGCACATCACGCATCTACTTGGCGCATCTGAGCCAAGACAACAATATGAAGGAACTGGCGAGAATGTCCGTGCAACAGACATTGGCTGCAAAAGGATTTGTCGCGGGGGAAACGTTTCAATTATTTGATACCGATCCGAAAATCCCGACGCCTCTGTGCGCCGTGTAA
- a CDS encoding response regulator transcription factor, with amino-acid sequence MDKLKGIKVLIVDDEPAIIDFLTMGLVNEGFEVMSAADGMSAMNLVKTFQPHIAVLDVMMPGMDGLELSRMLKKTSNTAVIMLTAKDEVELRVKALIEGADDYMIKPFSFEELLARIYARIRNQFPHLFDEVVLGPFRIDDRSREIHYNEQPLKLSATEYELLKFLVLRHGTVLSKTRILDQVWGYDFYGEDNIVEVYIRSLREKLKDKEHKVIRTVRGAGYRVDLA; translated from the coding sequence ATGGATAAGTTGAAAGGCATCAAGGTGCTGATTGTAGACGATGAGCCGGCGATCATTGATTTTTTAACGATGGGGCTTGTCAATGAAGGATTTGAAGTGATGTCCGCGGCAGACGGGATGTCGGCAATGAATCTTGTTAAAACATTTCAGCCTCATATTGCTGTTTTGGACGTTATGATGCCGGGAATGGATGGGCTTGAGCTGTCAAGAATGCTCAAGAAAACAAGCAATACCGCCGTCATTATGCTGACCGCGAAGGATGAAGTAGAGCTCCGCGTAAAGGCGCTGATTGAAGGGGCTGATGATTACATGATCAAACCGTTCAGCTTTGAGGAGCTGCTTGCCCGGATTTACGCAAGAATCCGCAACCAGTTTCCGCATCTTTTTGATGAGGTGGTGCTCGGCCCTTTCCGAATCGATGACCGGAGCAGAGAGATTCATTACAATGAACAGCCTTTGAAGCTGTCTGCCACCGAATATGAACTGCTGAAATTTTTAGTGCTTCGCCACGGGACGGTGCTCAGTAAAACGAGGATTCTCGATCAAGTATGGGGCTATGATTTTTACGGGGAAGACAATATCGTCGAGGTGTACATCCGTTCTTTACGCGAAAAGCTGAAAGACAAAGAGCATAAAGTGATCCGCACGGTGCGGGGCGCGGGGTACAGGGTGGATCTGGCATGA
- the walK gene encoding cell wall metabolism sensor histidine kinase WalK, whose protein sequence is MNKVGFFRSIQFKITLIYVLLIIIAMQIIGVYFVKQVENSLLKSYELSLNQRIDNLSYYIEQEYKGDNDRTVIKDDVKRILNDFTKNNEIREITFVDKSYEVIGSSRPYGEEIAGKQTTDPIFKRIFSTKQAYSKKYYDPKSKNRVLISAKPVVTENQEVVGAIYVVASMEDTFNQMKTVNSILASGTGLALVLTALLGIFLARTITHPLSDMRKQAMELAKGNFSRKVRKYGHDEIGQLATTFNHLTRELEDAQAMTEGERRKLSSVIAYMTDGVIATNRNGAIILLNSPALELLNVSRETALEMPITSLLGIKENFTFEDLVEQQDSMLLEIDRDDETTVLRVNFSVIQREHGKIDGLIAVLYDVTEQEKLDRERREFVANVSHELRTPLTTMRSYLEALAEGAWENKEIAPRFLMVTQNETERMIRLVNDLLQLSKFDSKDYQFNREWIHMIRFMSLIIDRFEMTKEQHVEFIRELPDRNLYVEIDQDKVTQVLDNIISNALKYSPEGGHVTFSVDVNEKEELLYISVKDEGIGIPKKDVEKVFDRFYRVDKARTRKLGGTGLGLAIAKEMVQAHGGDIWADSVEGKGTKITFTLPYKEEQEDDWDEA, encoded by the coding sequence ATGAATAAGGTTGGTTTTTTTCGGTCGATTCAGTTTAAGATTACGCTGATCTATGTGCTTCTCATCATCATTGCCATGCAGATTATCGGCGTGTACTTTGTGAAACAGGTGGAGAATTCTCTCCTCAAGTCCTATGAACTATCGTTAAATCAGCGGATTGACAACCTTTCCTATTATATTGAGCAGGAATATAAAGGGGACAATGACAGGACCGTCATTAAGGATGACGTCAAACGCATTTTGAATGATTTTACGAAAAATAATGAAATACGGGAAATTACTTTTGTTGATAAAAGCTATGAGGTCATCGGTTCTTCGAGGCCTTATGGCGAGGAAATAGCGGGAAAACAGACGACTGACCCGATTTTCAAACGGATTTTCTCTACAAAACAGGCCTATTCAAAAAAATATTATGATCCTAAAAGTAAAAACAGAGTGCTGATTTCGGCAAAACCGGTCGTCACGGAGAATCAGGAAGTTGTCGGCGCGATTTATGTGGTGGCCAGTATGGAAGATACCTTTAACCAGATGAAAACCGTCAACTCGATTCTTGCTTCCGGAACGGGCTTGGCCCTTGTTCTGACGGCTCTTCTCGGTATATTTCTCGCCCGAACCATTACCCATCCGCTGTCGGATATGCGTAAGCAGGCGATGGAACTGGCAAAAGGGAATTTCTCCAGAAAGGTTCGAAAATACGGGCACGATGAAATCGGTCAGCTCGCAACGACCTTTAACCATCTGACGAGAGAGCTTGAAGATGCCCAAGCCATGACGGAAGGGGAGAGAAGGAAGCTTTCTTCCGTTATCGCGTATATGACGGACGGAGTCATCGCGACGAATCGCAACGGGGCTATTATTCTTTTAAACAGCCCTGCGCTTGAGCTATTGAATGTTTCACGTGAAACGGCTTTAGAGATGCCGATTACGTCTTTATTGGGCATAAAAGAGAACTTTACTTTTGAGGATTTAGTAGAACAGCAGGATTCCATGCTGCTGGAGATCGATCGTGACGATGAAACGACTGTACTGCGGGTGAATTTTTCCGTTATTCAGAGAGAGCACGGAAAAATTGATGGTTTAATCGCGGTTCTTTATGATGTCACCGAACAGGAAAAACTCGATCGGGAGCGCAGAGAATTTGTTGCCAATGTGTCTCATGAGCTGAGAACACCGCTGACGACAATGCGAAGCTATTTAGAGGCGCTTGCAGAAGGCGCGTGGGAAAATAAAGAGATCGCTCCGCGTTTCTTAATGGTGACCCAAAATGAAACTGAGCGCATGATCAGATTGGTGAATGATCTGCTTCAGCTTTCTAAATTCGACAGCAAAGATTATCAGTTTAATCGAGAGTGGATTCATATGATCCGCTTTATGTCTCTGATTATTGACCGTTTTGAAATGACAAAGGAACAGCATGTCGAATTTATCCGCGAGCTGCCGGACAGAAATCTGTACGTGGAGATTGATCAGGATAAAGTGACGCAGGTTCTCGATAATATCATTTCTAACGCATTGAAGTACTCACCGGAAGGCGGACATGTCACCTTCTCAGTCGATGTGAATGAGAAAGAAGAGCTGCTCTACATCAGTGTAAAAGATGAAGGTATCGGCATTCCGAAAAAAGATGTGGAAAAAGTCTTTGACCGTTTCTACAGAGTGGATAAAGCGCGCACGAGAAAACTCGGCGGCACCGGGCTCGGCCTTGCGATTGCAAAAGAGATGGTTCAGGCGCACGGCGGTGACATCTGGGCCGACAGTGTAGAAGGCAAAGGAACGAAGATTACATTTACTCTTCCATATAAAGAAGAGCAAGAGGATGATTGGGATGAGGCGTGA
- the walR gene encoding cell wall metabolism DNA-binding response regulator WalR gives MDKKILVVDDEKPIADILEFNLRKEGYDVHCAYDGNEAVEMVEELQPDLILLDIMLPNKDGVEVCREVRKKYDMPIIMLTAKDSEIDKVIGLEIGADDYVTKPFSTRELLARVKANLRRQLTVAPAEEESASNDIHIGSLVIFPDAYVVSKREETIELTHREFELLHYLAKHIGQVMTREHLLQTVWGYDYFGDVRTVDVTVRRLREKIEDNPSHPNWIVTRRGVGYYLRNPEQD, from the coding sequence ATGGATAAGAAAATCCTTGTAGTCGATGATGAAAAACCGATTGCAGATATATTAGAGTTTAATTTAAGAAAAGAAGGCTATGACGTGCACTGTGCGTACGACGGAAATGAAGCCGTGGAAATGGTGGAGGAGCTTCAGCCTGATTTAATTCTATTAGATATTATGCTTCCGAATAAAGACGGAGTTGAAGTGTGCCGGGAAGTCCGGAAAAAATATGATATGCCGATTATTATGCTGACGGCTAAAGACTCTGAGATTGACAAGGTCATCGGACTTGAAATCGGAGCGGATGACTATGTCACTAAGCCTTTCAGCACGCGTGAGCTTCTGGCCCGCGTCAAAGCGAATCTGCGCCGCCAGCTTACGGTTGCGCCGGCTGAGGAAGAATCAGCTTCAAATGACATTCATATCGGGTCTCTTGTCATCTTCCCTGACGCATATGTCGTATCAAAAAGAGAAGAAACGATCGAGCTGACCCATCGTGAATTTGAATTGCTGCATTACTTGGCCAAACATATCGGACAGGTCATGACGCGTGAGCATTTGTTGCAGACGGTGTGGGGCTATGACTATTTCGGTGACGTGAGAACGGTGGATGTAACAGTGCGCCGCCTCCGTGAGAAAATCGAGGATAATCCGAGCCATCCGAACTGGATCGTCACAAGACGGGGCGTCGGTTATTACTTGAGAAACCCTGAACAGGACTAA
- a CDS encoding two-component system regulatory protein YycI: MEWNKTKTIFIIAFLILDIFLGYQFFEKRSSSEYEVIKNSNVEKDMEMDHITFGNLSSDSETGYRLTAGQKVFTAEDIEALKDQKPLMEMPTDDHKVTTLRMKFSDPVGLSKQKPQDDAESLVSSKITGGEKYKLWKVDKDKKQIIFYQTYDGQFIYQDFDSSSNAIGQVILHLNDKNQVVSYEQTMLESFKRIQTESLIPELDAVELLYSQNYLKANCAVKSVKFGYIAQYPLTSTQVLAPVWRITIEDKSKGPKKKTQQTYTVNALESTVIDNNQNK, translated from the coding sequence ATGGAGTGGAATAAGACAAAAACGATCTTCATCATTGCCTTCCTCATCCTTGATATTTTTCTCGGCTATCAGTTTTTTGAAAAACGTTCAAGCAGCGAATACGAAGTGATTAAAAATTCAAATGTGGAAAAAGACATGGAGATGGATCATATCACATTCGGGAACCTGTCTTCTGATTCCGAGACGGGCTACAGGCTGACGGCGGGCCAAAAGGTATTTACCGCGGAAGATATTGAAGCCTTGAAGGATCAGAAGCCGTTAATGGAGATGCCGACGGATGATCACAAGGTCACGACGCTGAGAATGAAGTTTTCCGATCCGGTCGGTTTATCGAAGCAAAAGCCGCAGGATGATGCGGAATCGCTCGTCAGCTCCAAAATAACCGGCGGAGAAAAATATAAACTGTGGAAAGTCGATAAGGATAAAAAACAGATCATTTTTTACCAGACGTATGACGGACAGTTTATTTATCAGGATTTTGACTCGTCCTCTAACGCGATCGGACAGGTCATTCTGCATCTGAACGATAAAAATCAGGTCGTATCTTACGAGCAGACCATGCTGGAGTCATTCAAGCGAATCCAGACGGAAAGCCTGATTCCAGAGCTGGATGCGGTCGAATTATTGTATTCTCAAAATTACTTAAAAGCGAATTGCGCCGTCAAAAGCGTCAAGTTCGGCTATATCGCCCAATACCCGCTGACAAGTACGCAGGTGCTGGCGCCGGTATGGAGAATTACAATTGAAGATAAGTCAAAAGGGCCTAAGAAAAAGACACAGCAGACGTACACTGTGAATGCATTAGAAAGCACAGTCATTGATAACAATCAAAATAAATAA